In a single window of the Osmia bicornis bicornis chromosome 7, iOsmBic2.1, whole genome shotgun sequence genome:
- the LOC114874262 gene encoding nucleic acid dioxygenase ALKBH1, protein MMFKNSFKYYKSRKPFPDLKDVIDLNNPKCSRVIGFRGKLLNTETEHQVGLKPVRDWKVFEFVDIPGLIIIKNPFNSRAQRYWIIQALKYYSRKPSKLNLDAHDLLKEDELWWDVCFGQSKRAKQLIPKLRWATLGYHHNWETKLYSETNKTEMPANLSLLASVLAQSLGYTNFKAEAAIVNYYRMNSTLGGHVDQSEIDTDAPLISISFGQTAIFLIGGLTQDEEADAMYLQSGDVLIMSGSSRLRYHGVPKILPVNNAPWDDEEANDNNQYCKWDQEDWNKAKTYISEARVNMTVRQVLKPGQLTVS, encoded by the exons ATGATGTTCAAAAATagttttaaatattacaaaagtCGTAAGCCATTTCCCGATTTGAAAGATGTAATCGATTTAAACAATCCAAAATGTAGCAGA GTTATCGGTTTTAGAGGGAAATTGTTGAACACAGAAACTGAACATCAAGTAGGATTAAAACCAGTTAGAGATTGGAAAGTTTTTGAATTTGTAGATATTCCGGGACTTATcattataaaaaatccattTAACAGTCGCGCACAACGGTATTGGATTATTCAGGCTTTAAAATATTACTCAAGAAAACCATCCAAATTAAATTTGGATGCGCATGATCTTTTAAAAGAGGATGAACTTTGGTGGGATGTATGTTTTGG ACAATCTAAAAGAGCTAAACAATTAATACCAAAATTAAGATGGGCAACATTGGGATATCATCACAATTgggaaacaaaattatattctgaaacaaataaaacagaAATGCCTGCTAATTTGTCATTATTGGCTTCAGTTTTGGCACAAAGCTTAGgatatacaaattttaaagcTGAAGCAGCAATAGTTAATTATTATAGAATGAACTCTACCTTAGGTGGTCATGTTGATCAGTCTGAAATTGATACAGATGCACCTTTGATCTCTATAAGTTTTGGTCAGActgcaatatttttaattggagGACTTACACAAGATGAAGAAGCTGATGCTATGTATTTGCAAAGTGGAGATGTACTAATAATGTCTGGAAGCTCACGTTTAAGGTACCATGGAGTACCAAAAATTTTACCAGTTAACAATGCACCATGGGATGATGAAGAAGCAAATGATAACAATCAATATTGTAAATGGGATCAAGAGGACTGGAACAAAGCAAAGACTTATATTTCAGAAGCTAGAGTGAATATGACTGTGAGACAAGTATTAAAACCTGGACAGTTAACTGTATCataa
- the LOC114874267 gene encoding arylalkylamine N-acetyltransferase 1-like → MSSDHLTVVKVPENRFEEAIHHLKWNFFSDEPLNHAVGLCDKGESQFELERHCQLTLNQGYSRMLVDQNGTIAGMALNGILKKGEREEAERRLAELNDEKFKTIFGLLYKVNEKIDLFSKYNVEELFECRILSVDENFRGRGLANVLMADSIEIARNAGFKVFKADATGMYSQKVCLKHGFQVEAEILYSDLDESIRPAPPHQALKLMVKVLN, encoded by the exons ATGTCGTCTGATCATTTAACAGTTGTGAAAGTTCCAGAAAATCGCTTCGAGGAAGCGATACATCATTTGAAATGGAATTTCTTTTCTGATGAACCATTGAATCACGCGGTAGGACTATGCGATAAAGGGGAGAGCCAGTTCGAGCTGGAAAGACACTGCCAGCTGACTTTGAATCAGGGATACTCGAGGATGCTGGTGGATCAAAATGGGACG ATAGCTGGTATGGCTTTGAATGGTATCCTGAAGAAAGGAGAACGAGAAGAGGCTGAACGTCGACTCGCCGAATTGAACGACGAGAAATTCAAAACAATTTTCGGTCTTCTTTACAAAGTTAACGAGAAAATTGATCTCTTTTCCAAATACAATGTCGAAGAGCTGTTCGAGTGTCGAATCCTCAGCGTGGACGAGAACTTCCGTGGGAGGGGTTTGGCGAACGTTCTAATGGCAGATAGTATAGAAATAGCAAGAAATGCCGGCTTTAAG GTGTTCAAGGCCGACGCAACGGGAATGTATTCGCAGAAAGTTTGCTTGAAACATGGTTTTCAGGTGGAGGCTGAAATTTTGTACTCAGATCTCGATGAATCGATCAGACCGGCTCCACCCCATCAAGCTCTAAAGCTGATGGTAAAagtattgaattaa
- the LOC114874265 gene encoding V-type proton ATPase subunit D, with the protein MSGKDKLAIFPSRGAQMLMKSRLQGAQKGHGLLKKKADALQMRFRMILGKIIETKTLMGEVMKEAAFSLAEAKFATGDFNQVVLQDVTKAQIKIRSKKDNVAGVNLPVFESYQDGTDTYELAGLARGGQQLSKLKKNYQKAVKLLVELASLQTSFVTLDEVIKITNRRVNAIEHVIIPRIERTLAYIISELDELEREEFYRLKKIQDKKKIAKAKLEAIRAEMKAADRDSEYANMLDEGDDDLLF; encoded by the exons ATGTCTGGGAAAGATAAACTTGCAATTTTCCCCTCTCGGGG AGCACAAATGTTAATGAAGTCTCGTTTACAAGGAGCACAAAAAGGTCATGGtttgttaaaaaagaaagcagATGCATTGCAAATGCGGTTTAGGATGATTTTGGGTAAAATCATTGAG ACGAAGACCTTGATGGGAGAAGTAATGAAAGAGGCAGCATTTTCATTAGCCGAAGCAAAATTTGCAACTGGAGACTTTAATCAAGTAGTTCTGCAGGATGTGACAAAAGCACAGATTAAAATTCGTTCCAAGAAAGATAATGTAGCTGGTGTTAATCTTCCAGTATTTGAATCGTATCAGGATGGCACGGATACTTACGAATTAGCAGGTTTGGCAAGAGGTGGTCAACAATTGTCAAAATTGAAGAAGAATTATCAGAAAGCAGTCAAGCTTTTAGTAGAATTAGCATCTCTACAGACAAGTTTTGTAACTTTGGATGAAGTTATTAAAATCACGAATCGTCGTGTGAATGCTATTGAACATGTTATCATTCCAAGAATTGAAAGAACTCTTGCTTATATAATATCAGAACTGGATGAATTGGAAAGAGAAGAATTCTATCGGTTAAAGAAGATtcaagataaaaagaaaatagctAAAGCTAAG CTTGAGGCAATTAGAGCTGAAATGAAAGCTGCAGACCGAGATTCGGAATATGCCAATATGCTTGACGAAGGTGACGATGATCTTTTATTCTAA